The sequence TATTCGGATCGAAAAAAGGGAGAATTTCCTTTTCTCTCATCCATACGCGATAGATCAACGCCGACTCGCTCAAGAAGAAGAGTCCGATGGAAACAGCGAACAGTAATTTCGAAATATGGCGGCCCAATTAACGATGATTGCAGAATCTCTATTCGGGTTTTCCACTAAATAGAGCTGCTCCCCTTGCTTTTAGATGTTCTGATCGACTTACTATCGAACTCCTTAAAACTCCGGTTTACTATTTGCAATCAATATAGCCCAAATTCAAAGCATCTAATCATTACATATTCAACAAAATCCATCCATTTTTGACGGAACGGCAAAAAGTCTTTTTTTTGTGGTGTGGGCTTCAAGCCTGCACAAGATATACCGCAGGCAATATGCCTGCACCACAATAGGTAGTCACCCGATTGCATCATCAATACTTTTTGCAGGATTGTCATTTTTTCATTAAACCAACACCAATAGAATCGATTGTTTTATTAAGTATATTCTTTTTCTTGAGCAGAGGGAATGAATGGGGGATATTTGCGGGAAGAGATGTTTTGGCGAGGTTGGGATTCTCTATCGAGTTATTCTTGTTGGATGTTGATATATCGCGGGATTTCATAACGATCTTATTGCCTATTTCTTCATTCCTGACTTCGCACCAAATTGGTCATGATAATTTAATGGTTTGATTTCTAAGGGATTAGGATTCTGAAAACATTGTAATTTGGTTGTTGCAAGTCTAAAATGGAATTGACGCATACCATTTACGAATTGCAATACCTCCTTCCCGAATCACAAGAAAAAAAGGGCCTTATCTTGAATATGGATCAGGATCAAAAAATCCTTTTCGAAGCCATTCACGAAATCTAGGGTGTTGCAAGTGCGAAGTCAGGAAAAAAAAGAATAGCAAAATTCAAACAAATTGTATATGCTGAAAGAGAAAGTATTGAGTCCGGCCAGCAGACGGAATAGCATTTTTCGGAGGCGGCGCCATGAAAAGATTCTATTTTCCCATCCTATTCGCGTATGTTCTATTCACCATCACGAACAACCGCAACGCCATGGGAGAAGTTCCTTTTGAATCCATCCTCATTGACGGCGCGCTGCCCAGAGCTTATCAAACAGCTATCGCCGATATCAATAACGACGGGCGTCCCGACATCGCCGCCGTGGGGGAAGGAGGAAACTCATTCGCCGCTTGGTATGAAAATCCTTCCTGGAAGCGCCGCATCATCACGAGCCAAGAAACCAAGAATCACATCGATTTCGCCCTCTACGACCTGGACGGAGACGGCGGCTTGGAAATGGCGCTGGCTTCGGAATTCAATCTCAATGATACCGCGAAAGGCGGAATCGTCAGTTGGCTGCATCGCCGTCCCGACATCGACGCTCCTTGGGAAGTTCATCCTATCCACGCCGAACCGACGGCGCATCGATTGCGCTGGATAGACCTGGACGGCGACGGACGCAAGGAATTGATTAACGCCCCCGTGGCGGGAAAGGGCGCTTCCGGCCCCAATTTCGACCAAGCGCCGGTGCGTCTGCTCGCTTACGCCATCCCCTCTAATTTGAAGGAATCTCCCTGGGAAATGCGGACGCTCGACGCTTCTTTGCGCTTGCTCCACGGCCTCGCCATCGCCGATTTCGACCGCGATGAACGCGAAGATATTCTGACCGCCAGTCTTGAAGGCGTAACGGTGTTTTGCTTTTTCGGCAAGGGAAAAGATAACGCTCTGCAAAAACGTCTGGTTTGCGCCGGAAAACCAGCGAACGGCGGACGCTCTGGATCCAGCGAAGTCGCATTGGGGAAATTCCGCGATGGGAAACCTTTCCTGGCGACTATCGATCCCTGGCATGGAAACGAATTGGCGGTTTATATTCCGGTTGATAGCAAAGAAAAAGAAGCCTGGCCGCGCCAGAGAATCGACGATTCCTTCGTTGGCGGCCACGCCCTGGCCTGCGCCGATTTCGACGGTGACGGCGATGATGAAATCATCGCTGGATATCGGGGCGAAGGCTATGCGATTTATCTTTACGATTTCGCCGATGGAGATTGGAAACGCAGCGCCGTCAGCCATAGCGTCGCCGTTCAAGGCTTCGCTGTTGGCGATGTAAACGGAGACGGCCTGTCCGACTTCGCCGCCGCCGGCGGTACGACAAATAATGTTATGCTGTTTCTCAATCGCCGGAAACCGTGAATCTATCGCACAAATTCAAGGGCGGATAAAGCCTTGCCCTTGCCACCCGCCTCAAACTATAAGAAAGGATGAGCGCTTTTGTCCGAGATTTGGGTCCCGCTGGGAAAATTGCTCACGCCCCAGCTTCAGCAGAATCTTTCCTATTTGGAATTCATGATTCCCGAATTGCATCAACTCGCGCAAAACGCCTTGGCGTCCGAAGCGCTGCTTTTTCAGAACCAGGAGGGTTTAATCCGTTGCCGCACAGACGCGGATCCGCCGCAATGGATCTTCGGCGGCGAGAATTCCGCCAAAGAATTGGAACGGATTCGGGAGAAAATTCAAAGCGCGATCAAGGGCGCCTCGCTCGTCATCCTGGCGGGCTCCGCCGCTGGATACGCCATTGCGGAAATCATCCCCGCCATACTAAGCGATTCCTCTCTACGCGTCGTAGCCGTCGAACCTTCCGCCGCGCGTATCCGCGCCTATCTGACGCTGCTGGATGCGCGGACGGCGCTCGATACAGGACGGCTTCATTTCGTCGTAGGGGAGATGAGCGTCAAGGGATTGATCGAGGCCATCCGCCCCTTCCATCTTTGGGAATATGAAAACGTTTCCCTCTATCGCTCTCCGGAAATCGCGGAGATAAGCGAAGGCGAATTTGAGGAGCATTATCGAAAAGAATGCGAAATAGCCCGCGCCCAACGCTTCGCCGTCCTCGCTTCCATGAATCCAGTCTCTCATGAATCGGGGCGAACCATCGAGCGCGTTCTGCTGCTCAATTGCTGGCCAGGCGCGCCGGGAGAAGCTCACATCCAAGCGATTCACCGCGCTTTGCAAGCCCGCGGCGTCAAAAGCGCCGTCCTGCCCTTCAACCGCTACCGCATCGAAGGGCAGGGCGACGAATACCGGCGGCTGATGGAGCCGCGCCTGCTCGACGCGCTGGAAAAAACTCGGCCCGATTTGATCGTTAGTTACGGCTATCACGGCCATCAACTGGCGCAGCGCGATCTCTTTGCAGCGTCTGGCGCCGTCTGGCTGCAAACCGTTTCCAATATCGCCTATTACGATACGGAGTTTTATCACGCAGAACATACGGCGTTGATCGACCGTCATCTGATCTCTATCTTCGCCCGTCGCGGGGCGCCCCATCCCTTCTTCGCGCCGTTGATGGCGGATTACGCCTCTCCGCGTCCTATGCCTACTAACCGGCAGTTTCCTATCGTCTTCGTAGGCAATTCGCTCGGCCTCTCGCCCCAAGCGGCGTCGGAATTTTTCAACCGCTGGCGGGGACGCGACGGCCTGCTGGACTATATTAAAAGAGCGGAAACTGCATTGAGCGCATTCGATCCCGATATCAATCTTTATCAAACCATGAGCGCCGAACCGCCGCCGCAAATCGGCGGGTTGGAAGAGGAATACGCCGTCTTCCGTTATTTGCTTTGCCAGGGTTCCGCCGCCCGCCGCCGCCGGTTGCTGGAGCGCATCGCTCCGTTGGGATTGGTTCTCTTCGGCGGCGATTGGGCGAACTATCTGCCGCCTGATTCCCCTTTGCGCGGCTGTCTGCGCGGCCATTTGCCGTTGCGCGACGAGCCGAAAATCTTTTCCCACGGGCATATCTTCGTCAATATCCATTCCGTCGGCCATGTTACCGGCCCCAATATGCGCTTCTTCAATGCGGCGGGCATGGGTGGATTTCAAATCAGCGACGGCCCGGAATTCGGCGTTTACTACGAACCGGATTCGGAAATGATATACTATCGCACGGAATCGGAGTTCGCGGAGCGCGTCCGCTATTATCTGGCGCATCCTCAAGAGGCGGACGAAATCCGCGAACGCGCCCGTCTTCGCACCCTGCGGGATTGGACCTATCAACGTTGGATCGATTGGGTTTGTGGCGAGATCGGCCTGCAAGCGCCGCCCATCCGCCAAAAGGAAACCTTATGACCTGGCTTCCTTTATCCGAAAAACATCATCGAAACTTCATCGAGAACCTCGACGAGATGAAGCGCTGGCGTCCAGGGCTGTTCGAAGAGATCGGCGACCTGCGGCCTTATATGGACGATTTGGAAATATTGGAGGATGGGGATGCCTTGCGCGGCGTCCGAATAAAGGAAACTCGCGGCGCGCGGATATTTTTCCCTCCTGAACAGGCGGAACATATGCTCAAGCGCCAACGTCTCGTTGTTGAAGGCAACTTGCAGCGCGGCGTGCGTCTGCAGATTCTCGCCGGGATCGGCGTTGGTCACGCCGTTCTTCATGGCCATGAGCTTCTGGATCTGCATCCCCGAGCCGCCTTCGCCGTCTTCGAATCTAACCCCCTGCGTTGGGCGGCTTTTCTATCTCTATTTTCATTGGATGAAATTTTTCGAAACCAGCGGCTTTTTCTCTTTGGCGGAAACAATGCCTGGCGGCGCATGGTTAGGTTTATACACGAAGAATACATTTATCTGCTGCCGCCAAACGAATACGCCTACGCCTTGGGCCTTCTGCCCGCCGATGCGGAAGAGGCGTCGCGCTATATCGCCGAGGGCAAAGAATCCGCCCAAGCCATTGGGGAATATTCCGCCCGCTTCGAAACTGTCGCGGAGCATTTTCTGGAAAGCATGGCCCAGCCGCTGGAGGCGCCGCCGCGTTCGGCGTGGTGTTGCGCGCCTCGCGAGGCCTATATCCATTTCCCGCTGGCGCAGGCCTTCATGCGGGGATTCTCCCAATGCGGCCTAGACGCGTCGCTCGATCCATTCGATCAAAGCTTCACGACGAATTTTCGCGTCGTAGGACATCTCTTCGAAAAAATTCCCGATTTAATCTTCGCCATCAACACGCCGCCGGGCGACCTCTTGCAAGACATCGGGATTGCGCCGCAGGCCGTCCAATCCTTCCAGCGCCCCCGCGTCTGCTGGATGGTCGACGATACGGCTCTCTACGAAGACGAAAAAAACATAGAACCATTGCCGCCCAACGATTACGTTCTCTGCATCGACCGCACTTATCTGTCTCATCTCGCCCAGCGGACTATAAACGCCCATTTTCTGCCCCCCGCCGCCATGTTCGAGAAGCCGGGCGCTGCGCGTCCCGAATTCGCAGCTCCGATTTCCTACGTCGGTTCCCTGCCCCATGTCCGTCCCTATCTCGAACCGCTGCCGCTCGTTTGCCGTGAGATGATCCAGCGCGTGGAGCAGGAACGCAGCCGCGACTATTCGCTATCGTTCAACGCTCATTTTCAGCGGCTCGATCCCCGTGCGGACGACCGCCAAGCGCTCGCCGCCGCCGCTCGCGCTTTCTGCGCCACGACGCAAAAAGGCTTTCGAACCGAACCGGCGATGGCGGAATATTTCCTCTATAACGCCGCCACTTATTACAAACGCAAACGCATTGTTTTAGCGCTTCTGCCCCTCGGCTTGAAAATCTTCGGGCCGGATTCGTGGCTGGCGGAACTGCCCTCATCTTACCAATACCGTTACGGCGGATTCATTGCCAGCGGCGACTTGGCGGATTGCTACGCTTCCGCTCGCCTCAGCCTGAATATCCATAGCCATCAATGCCCCACCTGCCTCAATCCCCGCGATTTCGACGCTTCGATGGCGGGAAGCGTGGTTCTCGGCGATTGGGTGGAGGACGCGGATCGCGGATTATTGCAGCCGGGAAAAGAAATGCTAACCTTTCATTCGGAAGAGGAAGCCGTCGAAACCGCAAGGCGTAATTTGGCTAATGTCAGCGCCCTCGATGAAATTCGGCAATGCGGGCGGAAACGAATTTTAAGGGAGCATACTTACGCCCATCGCGCCCAGAGCGTTTTGCAAATTCTAAGGCTGCGAGGATGAATGATTATCTCATGTTACGAAATTCTTGTTCCCTCGCCCTCTGGAGGATTAGGGGGTGGTAAGGGCAAGGTTGTTTCTACCCTTGATTTATCCCTCCGACTTGTGGGTAAAGATCAGCCCAGAAGGCGAGGGGATGGAATTGTGTAACATGCGTTAATAAATCGAATCGTTTTAGTCTTCCCTGAAAAGGTGTAAAATTCATGGCGAACATCTTATTTCCAAACTATTTTTCGGTTCAAACGAGAAAGATAAAATGATACAAAAAATCATCCGCTTGAAAAAGAATCCGGAACTGCCTCACGTATACGACGTGGAGATCGATCATTTGGATTGGCTGGCGAAATTTCATTCCTTCGAATGCCACATCATCCTCTATCCCTATAGCCGCAAAATCTCTTCCAAGGATTTCTCGTTCACTCCATTTGAAGNNNNNNNNNNNNNNNNNNNNNNNNNNNNNNNNNNNNNNNNNNNNNNNNNNNNNNNNNNNNNNNNNNNNNNNNNNNNNNNNNNNNNNNNNNNNNNNNNNNNGTATACGACGTGGAGATCGATCATTTGGATTGGCTGGCGAAATTTCATTCCTTCGAATGCCACATCATCCTCTATCCCTATAGCCGCAAAATCTCTTCCAAGGATTTCTCGTTCACTCCATTTGAAGAATACGTTAAGGATATCGCCTCTCATCAGCGGTCGGCTTACACCCGCATCGACGATCATTTCAACAACATCTTCGGTTTGGGGCTGGGGCTGGTTATCACTTTCTTATTCCTGATTTTCAATAAAGAAGATTTGTTCGCCATCGAGTCCATCGTTTCCGTGATTTGCGCCTATATGATCGGCAAGGACCTTTGGAGCGACATCGAAAAGTTCCTGATCGATCTTAGTAAAGATTGGCGGCTGCGCTACTGCGAAAATTATTATCTCTACCAATTGGAAAAGAACACGACGCTGACCCAATATTCCTACCACGCCAAAAAACAGCGCTACGGAATTGCGCCGTTGCTGCCGGAGAAAATGGATTATATCGAGCAAAGCAATTCGCAGACGGTGCGCATGCATTTCGACCGCAGCGGCCTTCCCACGCTGGATTCGGATTCGGCCCACATCATGACGATTAATGTAAATCCCAACATACAAGAGGAATTGACGAAATCGGGTTTTCTCTTCGGCGTGAAATTGAGTTTCAATAAAAAGTTTTTGGGATGGGTGCGCAGTTACGAAATCTTCCAAAGTCTGGATAAAAATTCCAAAGGCTGCATGAACGACAAAGGCCAATGGATCGACGGTTCGATTTTTTACCGCAAGACGATGTCTTTGGGCCGTCTGAAATTTTTCTGGAAAAAAGGATTGATTCCCGGCCAGGAGTTGATTGATTTTTGAGGCCAAGCCGCC comes from Candidatus Omnitrophota bacterium and encodes:
- a CDS encoding glycosyltransferase; this translates as MSEIWVPLGKLLTPQLQQNLSYLEFMIPELHQLAQNALASEALLFQNQEGLIRCRTDADPPQWIFGGENSAKELERIREKIQSAIKGASLVILAGSAAGYAIAEIIPAILSDSSLRVVAVEPSAARIRAYLTLLDARTALDTGRLHFVVGEMSVKGLIEAIRPFHLWEYENVSLYRSPEIAEISEGEFEEHYRKECEIARAQRFAVLASMNPVSHESGRTIERVLLLNCWPGAPGEAHIQAIHRALQARGVKSAVLPFNRYRIEGQGDEYRRLMEPRLLDALEKTRPDLIVSYGYHGHQLAQRDLFAASGAVWLQTVSNIAYYDTEFYHAEHTALIDRHLISIFARRGAPHPFFAPLMADYASPRPMPTNRQFPIVFVGNSLGLSPQAASEFFNRWRGRDGLLDYIKRAETALSAFDPDINLYQTMSAEPPPQIGGLEEEYAVFRYLLCQGSAARRRRLLERIAPLGLVLFGGDWANYLPPDSPLRGCLRGHLPLRDEPKIFSHGHIFVNIHSVGHVTGPNMRFFNAAGMGGFQISDGPEFGVYYEPDSEMIYYRTESEFAERVRYYLAHPQEADEIRERARLRTLRDWTYQRWIDWVCGEIGLQAPPIRQKETL
- a CDS encoding VCBS repeat-containing protein: MKRFYFPILFAYVLFTITNNRNAMGEVPFESILIDGALPRAYQTAIADINNDGRPDIAAVGEGGNSFAAWYENPSWKRRIITSQETKNHIDFALYDLDGDGGLEMALASEFNLNDTAKGGIVSWLHRRPDIDAPWEVHPIHAEPTAHRLRWIDLDGDGRKELINAPVAGKGASGPNFDQAPVRLLAYAIPSNLKESPWEMRTLDASLRLLHGLAIADFDRDEREDILTASLEGVTVFCFFGKGKDNALQKRLVCAGKPANGGRSGSSEVALGKFRDGKPFLATIDPWHGNELAVYIPVDSKEKEAWPRQRIDDSFVGGHALACADFDGDGDDEIIAGYRGEGYAIYLYDFADGDWKRSAVSHSVAVQGFAVGDVNGDGLSDFAAAGGTTNNVMLFLNRRKP
- a CDS encoding glycosyltransferase yields the protein MTWLPLSEKHHRNFIENLDEMKRWRPGLFEEIGDLRPYMDDLEILEDGDALRGVRIKETRGARIFFPPEQAEHMLKRQRLVVEGNLQRGVRLQILAGIGVGHAVLHGHELLDLHPRAAFAVFESNPLRWAAFLSLFSLDEIFRNQRLFLFGGNNAWRRMVRFIHEEYIYLLPPNEYAYALGLLPADAEEASRYIAEGKESAQAIGEYSARFETVAEHFLESMAQPLEAPPRSAWCCAPREAYIHFPLAQAFMRGFSQCGLDASLDPFDQSFTTNFRVVGHLFEKIPDLIFAINTPPGDLLQDIGIAPQAVQSFQRPRVCWMVDDTALYEDEKNIEPLPPNDYVLCIDRTYLSHLAQRTINAHFLPPAAMFEKPGAARPEFAAPISYVGSLPHVRPYLEPLPLVCREMIQRVEQERSRDYSLSFNAHFQRLDPRADDRQALAAAARAFCATTQKGFRTEPAMAEYFLYNAATYYKRKRIVLALLPLGLKIFGPDSWLAELPSSYQYRYGGFIASGDLADCYASARLSLNIHSHQCPTCLNPRDFDASMAGSVVLGDWVEDADRGLLQPGKEMLTFHSEEEAVETARRNLANVSALDEIRQCGRKRILREHTYAHRAQSVLQILRLRG